GGCTACTCCCGAAGCAATATTAAATACAACGAATAGGAATACAACCATAAATACTATTTGCATTATTAATTGTTTTCTTTTTGCTTTTTTCTGTTGTTCAGATTCCAATTTTGGTTTCTTTTTAAACATTTGGAGTATCATTGGAAGCATCATTGATCCAATTTGTAATGGTAGATATACCACTATTAAGGTTAGATATATTCAATTCCCTTGTTTAATTTGTTCAAAAGGAACCTCAACTAATGTAATTTCTCCTATTGTTGCTACTTTAAGTGCATGAGTTGCTCTTACAACAGAGAACATAGCAAATAAGAATGGCATAGATAAGAATGAAGTTGCAATTGAACTCATTGGACTAATACCTTCTTTTTTGTATAAAGACATTAATTCCATTTGTTGTTTTTGTTTTGCACTTGGATCTGAGGAATTTTTATATTTCTCTTGAATTTCAGCTTGTTTAGCTTGTAAACCTTGCATTTTTTCTTGATTTAATTGAGTTTTTCACGTAAATGCAAGTGTAATACCTCTAATTAGTATTGATGTAATTAGTATTGCAAATAAAGCTGAAACACCATATGTGCTTGATTGTGGATCTAATCCATTTGCTCCATGAGTAGAAAATAAACTAATAAATGCTACCAAGATTCAAGCAAGTGGATAAACGAAGAATCCATAAAATGGTGATGAAGTAACATAAAATGCTTGACCTCAATTTGATATTGGATTAAATGCATATTCAACTAATTCACCATTATTATTTATTTGAAATCAATGGGTTTTTGAACTTCAATCTCCCAAAGATTTAATAATAATTTCAAAAGATACTCCTGGTGAATATATTTTATTCCCAGCCATATCAGTTACTGTATTAACAGTATATTCAGGTTGATACATTTGTACACAACCTCAAAGCATTGAAACAATAATAAATACAAATAATATCAATTTTACTCAAACCCAAGTTAATTTTAAATAGTCTTTTGGGCCCTTTTTCTTATTTGAATTGTTATTATTTAGGTATTTAGAATAGTCCTGTTTATACAAGATATTCACCTCTCTTTATTTTATTAATAATAGAGACTTTCTAAGTTCGTTTAAATTGTCCTCATAACTTTTTTTCAGAAATAATCCTCTTGCTATTAAAACAACATCAACATCCTTATTATTTTGCTCAATTAATAATTCAAAAATCATAGATCTCATTTGTCTCTTGATTTTATTTCTCAATACAGCATTACCCATTTTTTTCCCCACAGATATGCCATATCTAAATCTTTTTAAAGTATTTTTTTTAAAATAAATCACTAATCCTTTTG
This sequence is a window from Spiroplasma diminutum CUAS-1. Protein-coding genes within it:
- the yidC gene encoding membrane protein insertase YidC, with translation MYKQDYSKYLNNNNSNKKKGPKDYLKLTWVWVKLILFVFIIVSMLWGCVQMYQPEYTVNTVTDMAGNKIYSPGVSFEIIIKSLGDWSSKTHWFQINNNGELVEYAFNPISNWGQAFYVTSSPFYGFFVYPLAWILVAFISLFSTHGANGLDPQSSTYGVSALFAILITSILIRGITLAFTWKTQLNQEKMQGLQAKQAEIQEKYKNSSDPSAKQKQQMELMSLYKKEGISPMSSIATSFLSMPFLFAMFSVVRATHALKVATIGEITLVEVPFEQIKQGNWIYLTLIVVYLPLQIGSMMLPMILQMFKKKPKLESEQQKKAKRKQLIMQIVFMVVFLFVVFNIASGVAIYWIFSSTFQIIQTLSFHFLKETRPARIKKKREKQILKNKTLAAKVSNEAKNKK
- the rnpA gene encoding ribonuclease P protein component, giving the protein MKNINIIKKNHEFQNIIGSKRFIKSKGLVIYFKKNTLKRFRYGISVGKKMGNAVLRNKIKRQMRSMIFELLIEQNNKDVDVVLIARGLFLKKSYEDNLNELRKSLLLIK